Proteins from a single region of Gasterosteus aculeatus chromosome 20, fGasAcu3.hap1.1, whole genome shotgun sequence:
- the LOC120810736 gene encoding uncharacterized protein LOC120810736 isoform X2, with the protein MGCSSSSAQTLDQENRPGTKPEESHGDPLAVGNGFIAEDAQTIEDQMQLPVQTALLDDLQRGADEEAEAVLVALEAQEDLGSGEDLLTALEPQPEPVSPLEPTPKAGSLAEVATVSLQPVEEAVHVGSVVPEAAAEDRVLVEASEEVPAVEAVAQTEAPAVEAVAQTEAPAVEAVAQTEAPAVEAVAQTEAPAVEAVAQTEAPAVEAVAQTEAPAVEAVAQTEAPAVEDVVQTEAPDREDVVQTSPEAAAPFAQLVISEPREASAILEEVATGAAKNPAEVLAPLEADAPANVSTAPCEALAPAPSEASAAGDAAVPIEGVAAGDAAALGDGAAGGDAAAPGESALPEKAESSAPVEAAQLLIDTKIAAATIPELPPLSPATAPPAASAESAPLAEPSCSAEAVSAPALGAESAAVAIQDAQVPKASVETATSEPAADCAASAEAPVVESTPAEAPSAPEPSPKVRSSAEASHGTEGGKGKKKD; encoded by the exons ATGGGGTGCTCTTCATCCAGCGCGCAGACCCTCGACCAAGAGAACAGACCAGGTACGAAGCCGGAGGAGAGCCATGGCGACCCGCTGG CTGTCGGAAACGGCTTCATTGCGGAAGACGCACAAACCATAGAGGACCAGATGCAGTTGCCTGTGCAGACGGCCCTACTGGATGATCTCCAACGGGGAGCCGATGAGGAGGCGGAGGCTGTGTTGGTAGCCCTGGAGGCCCAGGAGGATCTTGGCTCTGGAGAAGATCTCCTCACCGCCCTCGAGCCTCAACCAGAACCTGTCAGCCCTCTAGAGCCGACTCCAAAGGCTGGCTCTCTAGCTGAAGTTGCTACCGTGTCCCTGCAGCCTGTGGAGGAAGCTGTGCATGTAGGAAGTGTAGTGCCTGAGGCTGCTGCGGAGGACCGAGTCCTTGTGGAGGCATCAGAGGAAGTCCCTGCAGTTGAAGCCGTCGCGCAGACTGAGGCCCCTGCAGTTGAAGCCGTCGCGCAGACTGAGGCCCCTGCAGTTGAAGCCGTCGCGCAGACTGAGGCCCCTGCAGTTGAAGCCGTCGCGCAGACTGAGGCCCCTGCAGTTGAAGCCGTCGCGCAGACTGAGGCCCCTGCAGTTGAAGCCGTCGCGCAGACTGAGGCCCCTGCAGTTGAAGCCGTCGCGCAGACTGAGGCCCCTGCAGTTGAAGACGTTGTGCAGACTGAGGCCCCTGATCGTGAAGACGTTGTGCAGACCTCCCCTGAGGCCGCCGCCCCTTTTGCTCAACTGGTTATATCTGAGCCAAGGGAGGCTTCAGCGATTCTGGAAGAGGTGGCGACTGGGGCGGCCAAGAATCCCGCTGAAGTACTCGCTCCTTTGGAGGCTGATGCACCAGCCAATGTCTCTACAGCGCCTTGTGAAGCTTTGGCACCAGCACCAAGTGAGGCTTCTGCAGCAGGTGATGCTGCTGTTCCAATTGAAGGTGTGGCAGCAGGTGATGCTGCAGCTCTGGGTGacggtgcagcaggaggtgacGCTGCAGCTCCGGGCGaaagtgcactacctgaaaaaGCTGAATCCTCAGCCCCAGTAGAGGCAGCACAGCTTCTGATAGATACAAAGATTGCTGCAGCAACTATTCCAGAGTTGCCTCCATTGTCTCCAGCCACCGCACCTCCTGCAGCCTCAGCAGAGAGCGCCCCACTAGCAGAACCCTCATGCTCTGCTGAAGCCGTGTCTGCTCCAGCTCTAGGGGCTGAATCTGCTGCTGTTGCGATCCAGGACGCCCAAGTTCCAAAAGCTTCAGTGGAAACTGCAACCTCAGAGCCTGCAGCAGACTGTGCAGCCTCAGCGGAGGCTCCCGTGGTGGAGTCCACCCCAGCTGAAGCACCTTCAGCACCTGAGCCTTCACCTAAAG tgaggtCTTCAGCTGAGGCTTCTCACGGTACAGAGGGcggaaagggaaaaaagaaggaTTGA